ACCTGCGCCGTCGCCTCGGGCAGGTCGGCATCGAGCAGCGTCCCGACGAGGTGAGAGAGGTCGGCGACGCGCTGCGCCCCCCGCGCCCGGGTCTTCACCCGGGAGGCGGCGGCCTCCGCCACGGTGCCGCCCTCGGCCGAGGCGGCCACCAGCTCCACCACCCAGTCCGGCTGCCAGGCGAGGAACCACGCCTCCTTGAAGGTGCCGCGCCCGCGCGCCTCGCGCCGCGTGCCCCAGGGCACGCCGATCAGCGCCAGCCGGTTGAGGAAGTGGCTGCGGGCGAGATCGGTCTCCTTGCGCAGGTCGAGGACGAGGTCGCCGGCGGCAGCGCCGGGCTTGAGGCGCAGGCGCTTGCACTGCGCCTCGAAATCCGTCTCCACCGGCGTGCCGGGGCTGTCGGGCGGGGTGGCGCCCAGGCGCTCGCCGATGACGAGCTTGCGCCGGATCAGCCCCATCGGCGCCGGATCGGCAAAGCACAGGGTCGCCTGCGTCGCCTCGTCGAGATCGTCGAGGGAGGGGCGGGAGCGCCCGCGGAACGCCGCCAGGGCCTCGGCGAGGCGCGCCGCCTCGATCACCGAGGCCGGCGAGGCGTCGAGATCTTCCTCGCGCAGGAGCGCGGCGGCTCGGGCGAGCCAACGGGCGGCGACCCGGCCCTCGTGGTACCACAGCGTGTCGTACCATTCCGGCGACAGCACCCCGGCGCGGTAGCCGGAGGCGGTCGCCAGCCGCTCGTAGGACCACGGTGCCCAGGCGGCCGCGACCTTGGTCTTCGGCAGACCCTTGAGCACGGCGGTCTCGGCGGAGGCCTGACCCTTGGCGTCGTGGCGCGCGAGCGCCGGCACGTGCCAGGCGCCGCACACCACCGCGATCCGCGAAAACTCCTCCTTGGCGGCCTTGCGGATCGCCGCCCGCATATGCGCCTCGCGGGCCTCCTCGCGGATGCCGTCCTCCGGATCGGGTCCGGCGCCCTCGCGCAGGGCGCCCATCGCCTCGGCGATCGCCGCGAACACGTCGCCGTCGGCGCCGGCCCGGCTCTCCACCAGGGCGTCCCACCAGCGTTCGCCGTCCGGGTAGCCGGCGGCGGCGGCGAGTTCGCCGAGGGGATCGCGGCGGATCGCGGCCGGGGCCGGCACGAGCGATGATTCCTGGCCCGGCTCCTCCGCCGCGTCAGTGACCGGCTCGGCCTCGATCGGCGCGGCTTCGCCCTCCGGCGGGGCGCCGAACCCGTCGGCGAGCTGGATGGCGTGCGGCAGGTCGATGAAGCGGATCGCGGCGCCTGCCGCCAGCCCGTGGCGCATCGCCACCCATTCGGGCGAGAAGGCCGCGAACGGGAAGAACGCGCAATCGCGCGGGCGGTCGGGCCGGTAGACGAGGAGCGCCACCGGCGGCGCCATCGCCTCGTGGGCGGCGAGGGGGATCAGCGCATCGGCATCCGGCGGCCCCTCGATCAGCAGGCAATCGGGCGCGAAGTCGGTGAGCGCCGCCCGGAGCGAGCGGGCCGAGCCGGGGCCGTGGTGGCGGATGCCGAAGAGGCGGATGTCGGGCATCGTCGCGGGGAGCCTGTTTGACCGATTGTGCGGATCATCCCAGCCAGAACCTCATCCTGAGGTGTTGGCGATCGAAGATCGCATTCGACCGCAGGGAGCCTCGAGGGAGGGCTCCAGATGCCGCTGCGATCCCTGGAGCCCTCCTTCGAGGTCAGTCCATCTCTGATGGACTGACACCTCAGGATGAGGTCGTGGGTGGGAGAGATAGGCGAGGCCGCCGGCTCGACGGATATCGATCGGATAGCCTGCGGGATCACGCGCTGGCGCGGGCGGCCTTGTAAAAATCCTTCCAGCCCTCGCGCTCCTTGACCACGGTCTCGAGATATTCGCGCCAGACGATCGCGTCCTGGACCGGGTCCTTCACCACCGCGCCGGAGATGCCGGAGACGAGGTCGTGCGCCGAGAGGCGACCGTCGCCGAAATGCGCGGCGAGCGCCAGCCCGCTGCCGACGACGCTGATGGCTTCCGCGGTCGAGAGCGTGCCGGAGGGCTGCTTGACCTTGCTCTTGCCGTCCACCGTCACGCCCTCGCGCAACTCTCGAAAGATCGTGACGACGCGGCGGATCTGGTCGGCGCCCGGCGGCTCGGCCGGGATCTCGAAGGCGCGCCCGAGCGACGCCACCCGGGTCTCGACGATGGCGATCTCCGCCTCGATCGTCGCCGGGGGCGGTAGCACCACGGTGTTGAAGCGGCGCTTCAGCGCGCTCGACAATTCGTTGACGCCGCGGTCGCGGTTGTTCGCCGTCGCGATGAGGTTGAAGCCCTTCTGCGCCGGCACCTCCTCGTTCAGCTCGGGGATCGGCAAGGTTTTTTCCGACAGGATGGTGATGAAGCTGTCCTGCGTCTCCGACGGGATGCGGGTCAGCTCCTCGACCCGGGCGATCCGGCCCTCGTTCATCGCCCGCATGATCGGCGAGCCGACCACCGCCTCGCGGCTCGGCCCCTTGGCGAGCAGCAGCGCGTAGTTCCAGCCGTAGCGGATCGCCTCCTCGCTGGTGCCGGCGGTGCCCTGGACGATCAGCCGCGAGGTGCCGCAGATGGCAGCCGCCAGGTGCTCGCTGACCCAGCTCTTGGCCGTGCCGGGCACGCCGAGGAGCAGCAGCGCCCGGTCGGTGGCGAGCGTCGCCACCGCCACCTCCATCAGGCGCCGGTCGCCGATGTATTTCGGCGTGACCGCGAAGCCGGAGGCGAGCTTGCCGCCGAGCAGGTAGGTGACGACCGCTTGCGGCGACATCTGCCAGTTCGGCGGGCGCGGCCGGTCGTCGGCCTGCCGCAGGGCGGCGATCTCCTCGGCGAAGGCGTCCTCGGCGGCCTGGCGAAGCTGGGAGGCTTGGCGAAGCTGGGCAGCTTTGGTCGTCATCCTGGGGCTGTCTCCCTGCGTGTCACTGTTGGAATTCGCGCCGGATCGCGACGCGCACATCCAGCGTCTCGGTCAGGCTGGCGACCTGCTGGCGCAGGCGGTCGTGCCCCTCGTCCTCCGGCAGCCGCGCGGCGAGGGCGCCGGCCGTCGCCGCGATGTCCTCGCCCGGCCACAGCCGCTCGCCGAGGCGGGCGATCACGTAAGGCTTGGCGAGGTCGCGCCGCAGGGCCTCGGAGCCGCGGAGGACGAAGGCGAGCCAGTCGATCAAGGCGGCGCTGAACCGCTCGGAGAAGGCGTCCGGGCCCTTCCCCAGCATCGCCAGCACCACCTCGATCTTGCGGGCGCGGATCAGCTCGGTCACCCGCGCCTCCCATTCGGGGGCAGGCAGCATGTCGAGGGCCTGCACCCACCGGGCGAGGAGTTCGTTGGTGCGCCGGATGCCGGAGAGCTTGCCCTCGTAGGCCTCCGCCAGGAGGTCGGCGAAGTCCGTCGTCCAGGTAGGATCGCCCTCGCGCGCCACCGCCGAGAACAGCCCCTGGACGATCGGATCGGCCCATTCGCTGCGCAGGGCCAGTTCGAGCCAGCGCCGCGGTGGATGGCTCGCGAAGGCGTGGAGCGGCGCGCGCGCCAGGATGTCCCGCAGCAGGCCCGCCCGTGTGCCGCCGCCGCGCTGCTCCCAGGGGTTGGGCGTGACGCCGTCGCGGGCGAGCGTGGGGGATTCCGTCGGCAGGGTGACCACCAGCTCGTGCGTCGCGCTCCGAAGAAGGCGGGTCTTGCTCTCGATGACGAGCGCGGCGGTCGCCCGCACCGCCATGCGCGAGGCGTAGAGCGAGCGGGGTAGCCGCGGCAGCAGACGCTGCGCGGCCTCGCGCACGCCCCCGGCCCGGTCGTCGAGGCAGGTTTCGAGGAACGGCGCGTCGTCCGGGGAAAGCCCGGTCCATAGGGCGCCGACCAGGGCCTCGCGGGCATCGGCCTTCTCCTTGCGGAAGACCGCCTCCAAGGCCGTCCGCGCTCCTTCCGGATCGCGGGCGCGAAAGCCCAAGAAGGCGGCGCGGCGTTCCGCGAGTCTGCCCTCGGTCCAGTCGGCCGGCGCTTCGGCCGCCGGACCATCCCGATTCTCGCCGCAGGCTTCCGCGAGCCAGGCGAGTTCGTGGCCGACGACGGCGCCGGCCGTCTCCGGCAGGTTGCCCGCCTGGAGCATCAGGGCCTGGTGCAGCCAGGCGGGCGGGCGCACCTGCGCGGCCGCCGCGAGGTCGAACCACTCGCGCAGGCGCTCACGCGCGGCGTGGCCGCCGGTAAGGAGAGCGTAAAGGCGTATCGCGGCGGCCGGTGGGCATTCGGGACCGGCCGTCTCGCGGGTTTCCACCGGCTCCATCGCCTCGGGCGCGAGGTCGAGCCCGGCGAGATGGTGGATGCCGTGGAGCGCCAGCCGCGCCAGCAGGGCGTTGCCGGAATCGGGTTCCGTCACCAGCTCCGCCAGGGAACCGGGCAGGCCAGGCGGCGCGCGCTCGGCGCCGAGGAGGGCGGCGGCCAGGATCGGCTCCCAGCCGTCCGCGACGAGGTCGGTCGTGTCGGTCATGGTCGGGCCGCCCGTCTCACGCCACTTCGCCTCACGCCACTTGGCCTCAGGCCACTTGCAGCAGCACGGCCTGCGAGGCCTGCGCGGGCATCGCGTAGAGGCGGCCTCCGGTGGCGAGCGCCAGCGGGCTCAGGCCGTGGCCGTCATGCAGGCCGAACAGGTCGACCGGGCGCCCGCCCGCGACCGCGAGCAGGCTCGGCAGGCGCGGATCGGCCCGCAGGGGCAGGCAGCCGGTTGCGTCTCCGGCCGCGAAGGCGACCGCACCGCCCGAAGCCGGCAGCCGGCCGAGCCGCACTCCGGCGAGCCGTGCCGGCCAGCGTTCGATCCAGGGCGCGCGGGCCAGCACCTCCGCGAAGGCGTCCCGTGCCGCCGCGACGCTGCCGCCGCCGGGCAGGCCGGGCGCCGCCGCCGGGCCGGCGCGGCCGTCGCGAAACACCGCGCGCAGGGGCGGGTCGCCGGGCTGGAAGGCGAGGCTCCCTGAAAAATCCTGGCCGGCGGCGGGGGCCGGGGGCAGGGGCGAGCCGGCGGTGCCGTAATCGAGCACCTGCGCCACGGCGCCGGTGCGGCGGCCGACGAGCCAGACCGAGCGGGCGGTGAGCCGGTCCTCCTCCTCGATCGCGTGGGCCAGCACCGCCCAGTCGTCGGCCTGGTCGGAACGGGCCGCCATCTCCTCGGCGGTGACGGGGTAGCCCAAAGCCGCCCGCAACCCCGCCGCCTGGTCCGGCGTAAGCGCATCGAGCCGGCGCGCGGCGCGCACCAGGAGGGCGATGCGCCCCAGCGCCAGGCCCAGGGCCGCCTCCGGCCGGGCCGCGCCGGCTTGCGGCGCCGCCGCGACCAGCCCCGGCAGGGCGCGCACCCGGCGGGCGAGGCCGGGGGCCTGGCCGTCGACGAGGCGCCCGGCCATGCGGTCCCAGAAGGCGTAGGGCTCGGCGCGGGCAGCGGCCAGGCCGCGGCGCATCAGGTCGCGCAGCCAGAGATCCAGTTCGTCGAGGGCACCCGCGACCTTCTCCTCGCGGGCCTGGCGGCGCCGGACTTGCGCCTTCTCGTCGACGGGCTTGGCCGGCTCGCTCGCGCGGGTTTCGGCCGCGGCGGCGCGGCTCTCGCGGCCCTTGATCCAGGCCGCGACCCAGTCCGGCGGCTCGGCTTCCCCGAGGGGCCCGGCGGCATCGACCAGCATCAGGCCGAGGCCGTGCTTGCAGGGGAACTTCCGGCTCGGGCAGGTGCATTTCGAGGTCGGCCCGGCGAGGTCCGCGACGGTGCGGTAGGGGCTGGCGCCGCTGCCTTTGATCTCGCCCCAGATCACCGATCCGGCCCGGCCGAGGCCGCTCCATTTCGCGGGCTTGGCCTGGTCCTGCCCGGCCTTGCGGCTCGCGGGATCGGGAGCGAGGTCGAGGATCTGCGCAGTCGTCAGGCTCATGCGGCGGTCGGCTGTCTGTCCATGCACCATGTCTGGCGTGCGGCGCAGTCTGCACGAAACGATGTCGCAGGCAAGCGCGACCTGCCGCGCAAGATCAGAGGTCGATGCACTTTAAATCAATTCCAAGGGTGATCTTGTGGTCCGGATGCCCAGCCGTTTGCCGGCTCGGCTGCATGGATCGTGAGCCGGCGATCGTCTTGCGCACGTCTCATGACGACGCTCCGTCGTGGCGTCGTCGTCATTGCGTCGCCATGCGGTCGCAGGGCCGCGCGCCGACCGCCGCAGCCTCGCCCCTTCGGCTCCGCGCGTCCGAAGCACCCGGGTGAGCCGACCCCGCGGACGGGTGGCCCTTGGGAGGAGTGGCAGCGAGTTCCTTGGGCCGAATGCCTGTGACACCCGGCGCGGCCCGGTCGGAGCGGAAGGAATGTCGTCCGCGGCCATTGCCGTGCCCTCCGTCCGTCCCACCTGTCGTCACATGGCGCCGTCGTCGGGCGCGTCCTCCGGACGCCTCCCGGCACGGCCTCCTCCGTCAAGGGAGAGACAGATGGTCGACACCGATCGCATCACCGGCGCGGCGCGCGAGCTCGGCGGCAAGGCGCAGGCCGCCCTCGGGGACCTGGCGGGCGACCGCCGCGCGCAGGTCGAGGGCCGGTTCCGCGAGGCGCAAGGCCAGGCCGAGAACCTGGCCGGCCAGGCCCGCGCCGGCCTGCGGGACGCCGCCGATACCGCCATCGACTATGCCGAGGACGCCTACGAGCGCGGGCGCCACGCGGCGCGGCACGGCGCCCGCACGGTGACCCACGCCGTCGAGGAGACCCCGCTCGTCGCCCTGCTGCTCGCCGGGGCCGTGGGCTACGGCCTCGCGCTCCTGGTGCACGGACGCCGTTAGAGCATTTTCCGACGAAGCGGATGCCGGTTCGTCGGAAAATGCGGTGTGATCGAAGGCCTGAGCAGATTTCGCAAAAGTGGCTGCCGGGTTTGCTGAAAAATCTGCGATAAAACAAGGAGCTAAGCGGACGAAGCGTTGGCCTGCCAACGCAAGTCCGCTCAGAGAGCTTCGCGATTGCAACGCGATCGTGAAGCTCTCTGGGCGCGGGTCGATCACCGCGCCGCGGGAAGCGGCGGCAACGGCGGCGGCTGGCGCGGCAGGCCGCCGTCGCCGAGTTGCAGGCAGGTCAGCAGGGCGACGTAGGACGGCGCCCCGCCGATCGCGTTCATCGCGCGGCAGTTCCGCCGG
This sequence is a window from Methylobacterium sp. SyP6R. Protein-coding genes within it:
- a CDS encoding DUF5682 family protein, which encodes MPDIRLFGIRHHGPGSARSLRAALTDFAPDCLLIEGPPDADALIPLAAHEAMAPPVALLVYRPDRPRDCAFFPFAAFSPEWVAMRHGLAAGAAIRFIDLPHAIQLADGFGAPPEGEAAPIEAEPVTDAAEEPGQESSLVPAPAAIRRDPLGELAAAAGYPDGERWWDALVESRAGADGDVFAAIAEAMGALREGAGPDPEDGIREEAREAHMRAAIRKAAKEEFSRIAVVCGAWHVPALARHDAKGQASAETAVLKGLPKTKVAAAWAPWSYERLATASGYRAGVLSPEWYDTLWYHEGRVAARWLARAAALLREEDLDASPASVIEAARLAEALAAFRGRSRPSLDDLDEATQATLCFADPAPMGLIRRKLVIGERLGATPPDSPGTPVETDFEAQCKRLRLKPGAAAGDLVLDLRKETDLARSHFLNRLALIGVPWGTRREARGRGTFKEAWFLAWQPDWVVELVAASAEGGTVAEAAASRVKTRARGAQRVADLSHLVGTLLDADLPEATAQVVRALDDRAAVSADVFDLMEALPALAELARYGSVRSSDTEPVLALVRGLVPRAAAGLVAACQSLDDDAAQAAKTRIVAVSGAVALLEDPELKATWQDALRSLADQEHVHGRVVGRAVRLLFDDRAIDAEEAGTRLRLALSRATGAVPAAAWIEGFLEESGPVLIHGQGLLGIVDDWLAGLDEALFTELLPLVRRTFATLAPAERRAIGETLARPGGAAPGAEGFDARRAASVLPILRLLLAPTTTGDAA
- a CDS encoding ATP-binding protein yields the protein MTTKAAQLRQASQLRQAAEDAFAEEIAALRQADDRPRPPNWQMSPQAVVTYLLGGKLASGFAVTPKYIGDRRLMEVAVATLATDRALLLLGVPGTAKSWVSEHLAAAICGTSRLIVQGTAGTSEEAIRYGWNYALLLAKGPSREAVVGSPIMRAMNEGRIARVEELTRIPSETQDSFITILSEKTLPIPELNEEVPAQKGFNLIATANNRDRGVNELSSALKRRFNTVVLPPPATIEAEIAIVETRVASLGRAFEIPAEPPGADQIRRVVTIFRELREGVTVDGKSKVKQPSGTLSTAEAISVVGSGLALAAHFGDGRLSAHDLVSGISGAVVKDPVQDAIVWREYLETVVKEREGWKDFYKAARASA
- a CDS encoding DUF5691 domain-containing protein yields the protein MTDTTDLVADGWEPILAAALLGAERAPPGLPGSLAELVTEPDSGNALLARLALHGIHHLAGLDLAPEAMEPVETRETAGPECPPAAAIRLYALLTGGHAARERLREWFDLAAAAQVRPPAWLHQALMLQAGNLPETAGAVVGHELAWLAEACGENRDGPAAEAPADWTEGRLAERRAAFLGFRARDPEGARTALEAVFRKEKADAREALVGALWTGLSPDDAPFLETCLDDRAGGVREAAQRLLPRLPRSLYASRMAVRATAALVIESKTRLLRSATHELVVTLPTESPTLARDGVTPNPWEQRGGGTRAGLLRDILARAPLHAFASHPPRRWLELALRSEWADPIVQGLFSAVAREGDPTWTTDFADLLAEAYEGKLSGIRRTNELLARWVQALDMLPAPEWEARVTELIRARKIEVVLAMLGKGPDAFSERFSAALIDWLAFVLRGSEALRRDLAKPYVIARLGERLWPGEDIAATAGALAARLPEDEGHDRLRQQVASLTETLDVRVAIRREFQQ
- a CDS encoding SWIM zinc finger family protein — translated: MSLTTAQILDLAPDPASRKAGQDQAKPAKWSGLGRAGSVIWGEIKGSGASPYRTVADLAGPTSKCTCPSRKFPCKHGLGLMLVDAAGPLGEAEPPDWVAAWIKGRESRAAAAETRASEPAKPVDEKAQVRRRQAREEKVAGALDELDLWLRDLMRRGLAAARAEPYAFWDRMAGRLVDGQAPGLARRVRALPGLVAAAPQAGAARPEAALGLALGRIALLVRAARRLDALTPDQAAGLRAALGYPVTAEEMAARSDQADDWAVLAHAIEEEDRLTARSVWLVGRRTGAVAQVLDYGTAGSPLPPAPAAGQDFSGSLAFQPGDPPLRAVFRDGRAGPAAAPGLPGGGSVAAARDAFAEVLARAPWIERWPARLAGVRLGRLPASGGAVAFAAGDATGCLPLRADPRLPSLLAVAGGRPVDLFGLHDGHGLSPLALATGGRLYAMPAQASQAVLLQVA
- a CDS encoding CsbD family protein, which gives rise to MVDTDRITGAARELGGKAQAALGDLAGDRRAQVEGRFREAQGQAENLAGQARAGLRDAADTAIDYAEDAYERGRHAARHGARTVTHAVEETPLVALLLAGAVGYGLALLVHGRR